A part of Sesamum indicum cultivar Zhongzhi No. 13 unplaced genomic scaffold, S_indicum_v1.0 scaffold00228, whole genome shotgun sequence genomic DNA contains:
- the LOC105179864 gene encoding surfeit locus protein 2: MGKKKGGETHTPSEQREGHNLLGSPTFEHLENGRYKCVETGHELPAHARDSYAESKHCRLGLIDSALAGKKPPLNMFRQDPASRSKLICRLTGVTINKTEEHIWKHINGKRFLNMLDKMEAEKEMPNGTMEKQDKGKEKKKKKKNEDGGLKKKIEKEEEHVDEIINEVRDSTGKSSDSETEADFWMPPVGERWDHDDGGDRWGSGSESGPESDDAGEEDLGAEETKHEAGELSRRTKRMSLEIGPSSFASRKKKKKTNVA, encoded by the exons ATGGGGAAGAAGAAAGGAGGAGAAACCCATACGCCCAGCGAACAAAGGGAAGGGCACAATTTGCTCGGCTCACCGACTTTCGAGCATCTGGAGAACGGACGGTACAAATGTGTCGAAACGGGCCACGAGCTGCCGGCTCACGCCAGAGACTCTTACGCTGAGTCCAAGCACTGTCGCCTGGGCCTCATCGACTCTGCCCTGGCCGGCAAAAAGCCTCCTCTCAACATGTTCCGACAGGACCCTGCTTCACg TTCGAAGTTAATATGCAGATTAACGGGAGTTACGATCAATAAGACGGAGGAGCATATATGGAAGCATATAAATGGGAAGCGCTTTCTCAACATGTTAG ATAAAATGGAggctgaaaaagaaatgccGAATGGGACAATGGAAAAGCAGGATAAgggaaaagagaagaagaaaaagaagaagaacgAAGATGGTGgtttgaagaagaagatagagaaagaggaagaacATGTTGATGAGATTATCAATGAAGTAAGAGATTCTACAGGCAAGAGTAGTGATTCCGAAACTGAAGCTGACTTTTGGATGCCTCCTGTTGGGGAACGCTGGGACCATGATGATGGGGGTGATAGATGGGGCTCTGGTTCTGAGTCAGGACCAGAGAGTGATGATGCTGGTGAAGAAG ATTTGGGAGCtgaagaaacaaaacatgaagCTGGGGAGCTATCAAGAAG GACAAAGCGAATGTCCCTAGAAATTGGACCTAGTAGCTTTGCCtcgaggaagaagaaaaagaagaccAATGTTGCGTGA